Part of the Candidatus Cloacimonadota bacterium genome is shown below.
CTTCGATATTTTCTTCGATCTCAACAAAAATACCAAAGGGAGTTATACTTTTAACTTTTCCCGTGATCTTTTCACCAACCGGATATCGTTCTTCGATCGTAAGCCAGGGATTCGGCTCCATCTGTTTGATACCCAGGGAAATTCTGTGTGAATCTCTTGAGGTTGTTAACACAATTGCTTTGATAGTGTCTCCGACTTTTACCATCTGCTTGGGATGTTTGATCCTTTTCGTCCACGACATTTCAGAAATGTGAACTAATCCTTCAACTCCGGGTTCTATCTCTACAAATACACCGTAACTTGTGATATTAACGACTTTTCCTGAGATGATCGAACCTTCGGGATATTTGGCTTCAATATTTTCCCAGGGATGAGGAACTAATTGTTTGATCCCTAAAGAAACTTTTGAATTTTCCTCGTTATAACCGAGAACTTTGACCTTAACCTTATCTCCGATATTCAACATATCAGAAGGATGTTTGATGTGTCCCCAGGACATATCTGTTATGTGGAGTAAACCGTCGATTCCACCTAAATCTATAAATGCTCCATATTCGGTGATATTCCTGACCTCACCATCGAGTTCTGAGCCAACTACAATTTTTTCTCTTAATTCTTTGATCTGATTTTCCCGTCTTTCTTCCAGAACTTTTTTTCGGGAAACTATTATATTTCTTCGTTCTTTATCTATTTTGAGGATTTTGAATTCGCTTTCTTTACCAATAAACTGATCTAAATTCGGAATTGGTTTCGTTGAGATCTGGGAACCCGGTAAAAAAGCTTCCAGATTGTCTATTTCAACGATCATTCCGCCTTTGACGCGTCGTCGAAGAATTCCGGTAATTGAACCGTTGGTTTCCATCAACTGATTGAATCTTTCCAGACTGGAATAAAAATCTGCTTTCCGTTTGGAAAGCTTAAGCCTGCCCGAACCATCTTCAATTGATTCGATATAGACTTTGATCTTTGAACCAAGATCAGGAAATCGAGTTTGTGAAAATTCCCGGCTGGGAATAGAGCCTTCTGACTTAAATCCGATATCGACCAACACTTCCCGTTCATCAACACTGACCACATCACCATCAATAATAGCACCTTTGGTGAATTTACTGAAAGACTCATCAAGAAGTACCACAAAATCGTCTTCTTTCGTTTTGGACTTTTTCTCTTTAACTTTTTTTACTTTGATTTCCGGTTTTTTCTCAACTTTTTCCTCAAGAGGAACATCTGTTTTGATCTTCGGTTTTTTTTCTTCAATAACTTTTTCCTTTTTGAGAATTTCCTCTACTGCTTCCGGTTTCTCCTCAACTTTAATACCTGTATCAGGTTCCGGTTTTTTCTCCTTAATAACTTCTTCATTTTTGGAAATTTCTTTTTCTGGAATTTCTTTTACCAATTCCGGTTTTTCTTCAACAGAAACATCTGTTGACACTTTTTCTTTAATTTCAGTTTGTTCATCAATAGGATTGACAACATCCTTGTTTTCATTTTGATCGTTAAACATCATTTTTCTCCTTAAATCCGGGAATATCATCAATGCATGCAGCCAAGTTCTGATCATTCTCCAGACATTCTATTATTTTATTATATACTTCCACGATTATCCAGTCCGGTGTGGAAGCGCCTGCTGTTAAACCGATATTACACTTACCTTTAAACCACTTCTCATCTATCTCATCTGCTATTTCAATATGGTAAGTCTCAATAATTTTTGCACTTATTTTGGCAAGCATTTTTGTATTAGAACTATTTTTCCCACCGATAACAATCATGACATCGCTTTCTTTTGCCAACTTCAATGTCGCTTCCTGACGAATGGCAGTCGCATTACAGATGGTGTTTATTACTTTCAAGTCATTACATCTCGGAACTAATGCTCTGACCAGTTCCTGCAGGTCTTCGATGTTGCGGGTAGTTTGGGAAATAACACCCACTTTTTTTGATATTTGCTTCGGTAATTCGTTGGCATTTGATACAATGATCGCATTACCGTCTGTATAAGATTTCAGGGCAATAACTTCAGGATGATCTTTATCACCTAATATGATAACTTGATAACCTTCTTCGCCCAATTGTTTTGCAAATTCCTGAGTTTTGGAAACATAAGGACAGGTTGCATTGATAATTTCTATATCATCATTTTTTAATTTTTCCAGAATATTTTTTTCAACACCATGCGAACGGATTATTGTTGCTCTTCCTTTAATTTCAGAATGATCATTTACTGATAATA
Proteins encoded:
- the rpsA gene encoding 30S ribosomal protein S1, with the protein product MFNDQNENKDVVNPIDEQTEIKEKVSTDVSVEEKPELVKEIPEKEISKNEEVIKEKKPEPDTGIKVEEKPEAVEEILKKEKVIEEKKPKIKTDVPLEEKVEKKPEIKVKKVKEKKSKTKEDDFVVLLDESFSKFTKGAIIDGDVVSVDEREVLVDIGFKSEGSIPSREFSQTRFPDLGSKIKVYIESIEDGSGRLKLSKRKADFYSSLERFNQLMETNGSITGILRRRVKGGMIVEIDNLEAFLPGSQISTKPIPNLDQFIGKESEFKILKIDKERRNIIVSRKKVLEERRENQIKELREKIVVGSELDGEVRNITEYGAFIDLGGIDGLLHITDMSWGHIKHPSDMLNIGDKVKVKVLGYNEENSKVSLGIKQLVPHPWENIEAKYPEGSIISGKVVNITSYGVFVEIEPGVEGLVHISEMSWTKRIKHPKQMVKVGDTIKAIVLTTSRDSHRISLGIKQMEPNPWLTIEERYPVGEKITGKVKSITPFGIFVEIEENIEGLIHISDISWTKRIYHPKDVFKKGSEIEVKVLSIDKTLHRIALGIKQLAPDPWDKLDELLPINSEIKAKIVKIITKGVLVDVHAGDHVIEGFVPLSHLSLPGLKRANMAFDIGESIPLKIIELDLENRRLILSVKAYFFAKDKEEQLEYIKIHEDKLKAKTEKRKTKKEKFSTKEKKEDIPVTERAIKETKEKPEESVKAEKDEAIEDKPQEAKGDIKGTPVETEKPADEQEKIETEKEPETTPETTEEKPEIGDETPIGPEKEEKEEIA
- a CDS encoding 4-hydroxy-3-methylbut-2-enyl diphosphate reductase, translating into MSVKIAKNSGFCFGVKRAINIALEAAQKHKKTVTLGPIIHNPQMVEKLNEKGILSVNDHSEIKGRATIIRSHGVEKNILEKLKNDDIEIINATCPYVSKTQEFAKQLGEEGYQVIILGDKDHPEVIALKSYTDGNAIIVSNANELPKQISKKVGVISQTTRNIEDLQELVRALVPRCNDLKVINTICNATAIRQEATLKLAKESDVMIVIGGKNSSNTKMLAKISAKIIETYHIEIADEIDEKWFKGKCNIGLTAGASTPDWIIVEVYNKIIECLENDQNLAACIDDIPGFKEKNDV